In Vigna unguiculata cultivar IT97K-499-35 chromosome 3, ASM411807v1, whole genome shotgun sequence, a single genomic region encodes these proteins:
- the LOC114175347 gene encoding uncharacterized protein LOC114175347, producing MGQLAGQPVGPLARLKTGRVTVFGPFIDGGPARPDPYWWVTVFALTSTKATKSGNLILEPCILLGQIVLVLFDSGATHSFIANACVGRLNLVTRDLGCELLVSTPSLGQVAISSVCVGCSMEVAGRRFKVNLLCLPLEGLDVILGMDWLSNNHIIIDRGRRSLVFPKHEGLELISA from the exons atgggcCAGCTCGCGGGCCAGCCCGTTGGTCCGCTAGCTCGTCTGAAGACGGGACGGGTTACAGTTTTCGGTCCGTTTATTGATGgtgggccagcccggcccgacCCTTATTGGTGGGTCACAG TCTTTGCATTGACCTCCACAAAGGCTACTAAATCAGGTAATCTCATTCTAGAACCATGTATACTGTTGGGTCAGATAGTTTTGGTGTTGTTTGATTCTGGAGCAACACATTCTTTCATTGCTAATGCGTGTGTGGGGAGATTGAATTTGGTGACACGCGATTTGGGATGTGAGTTGCTTGTTTCAACTCCCTCCTTAGGTCAAGTGGCTATCAGTTCAGTCTGCGTTGGGTGTTCAATGGAAGTGGCAGGTCGCAGATTTAAGGTGAACTTGTTGTGCTTGCCTTTGGAGGGACTCGATGTAATCTTGGGGATGGACTGGCTGTCTAACAATCACATCATCATTGATCGTGGACGGCGCAGTTTGGTATTCCCAAAACATGAGGGATTGGAGCTAATCTCGGCTTAG
- the LOC114179850 gene encoding uncharacterized protein LOC114179850, which translates to MFLKIKMKFSCKKTKKGSSLLHLNPYSWSKKCFQGCSTASSCQFHCARKVATIIHDTNYCPQEWEAKSCSRCKWRCFHYWWNFRDPFSSVTAPRVYHQITGEWFTNSIFSEKLLKVD; encoded by the exons ATGTTTTTGAAGATCAAGATGAAGTTCTCATGCAAAAAGACGAAAAag GGTTCTTCCCTACTACATCTCAATCCATACAGCTGGTCAAAG AAATGTTTCCAAGGATGTTCCACCGCCAGCTCCTGCCAATTTCATTGTGCTAGGAAAGTGGCCACTATCATCCATGACACCAACTATTGCCCTCAAG AATGGGAAGCTAAAAGTTGCAGTAGGTGCAAGTGGAGGTGCTTTCATTATTGGTGGAACTTTAGAGATCCTTTTTCTTCTGTAACGGCTCCAAGGGTCTATCATCAg ATTACTGGAGAATGGTTCACAAACAGTATTTTTTCAGAGAAGCTCTTGAAAGTTGATTGA